A part of Candidatus Electrothrix aestuarii genomic DNA contains:
- a CDS encoding transposase produces MFTIPQELRKIIFSDRMLIKIMMDCASKAAVEVLQSKGVDAVPGILLVVHTFGRDLKFNPHVHMLMTEGGLTSSNQWVDIPFLPYGLLRKKWQYYLLTEIKASLPQTKENVRFIDYLFKSQRNGFYVNGKSKMTSARHAARYIGRYMARPALAEHKITNYDGEEVTFWYIDHKTEVKVTEAIPAKEFIQRLIDHIPLKGFKMVRHYGLYSRRTKTIAIEILMDCKRFIQKTFEFMKSDSRSLSWRERLVQSFGKDPLTCPNCKEKMFLWRIWHPDYGDIFDLSRDGPFVESKSKQECNKRNSSGRQVKWIPQLLPF; encoded by the coding sequence GTGTTTACCATTCCACAAGAACTCCGAAAGATAATTTTTAGTGATCGTATGCTGATCAAGATTATGATGGATTGTGCTTCAAAAGCGGCTGTGGAAGTACTTCAAAGTAAAGGAGTTGATGCTGTTCCGGGAATTCTATTAGTTGTCCATACGTTTGGAAGAGATCTTAAGTTTAATCCGCATGTCCATATGTTAATGACAGAAGGAGGATTAACATCTTCCAATCAGTGGGTTGATATTCCATTTTTGCCATATGGTCTGCTTAGAAAAAAATGGCAATATTATTTGCTGACTGAAATAAAGGCTAGCTTGCCGCAAACAAAAGAAAATGTAAGATTCATAGATTACCTGTTTAAAAGCCAACGTAATGGTTTTTATGTAAATGGTAAAAGCAAGATGACATCAGCAAGACATGCAGCTCGATATATTGGTCGCTATATGGCTCGTCCAGCATTGGCAGAGCACAAGATAACGAATTACGATGGTGAGGAAGTAACATTTTGGTATATTGATCATAAAACAGAAGTTAAAGTTACCGAAGCGATTCCAGCCAAAGAGTTCATACAACGATTAATTGACCATATCCCGCTAAAGGGATTCAAGATGGTCCGCCATTATGGGTTATATTCTCGACGTACAAAAACAATCGCGATAGAGATTTTGATGGACTGTAAACGTTTTATCCAGAAGACTTTTGAATTCATGAAAAGTGATTCAAGGTCATTGAGCTGGAGAGAGCGTCTAGTACAGAGTTTCGGGAAAGATCCGTTAACATGTCCAAACTGTAAAGAAAAAATGTTTTTATGGCGGATTTGGCATCCTGACTATGGAGATATCTTTGATCTGAGCAGAGACGGACCTTTTGTGGAAAGCAAGAGTAAACAAGAATGCAACAAGAGAAACTCTTCGGGTCGGCAGGTTAAGTGGATACCGCAATTGCTTCCGTTTTAA